CAATTGCGGAAAGTTTGAAATCGGGAATGGTTAGCGCAGCCTTATCCTCTACTAGCAATTTGCCGTCTAGAACGGAAAAGGTTTTAGAAGTGGAAACACCTAATTTTGCAGTCGGGACCTCGGCAAGGGTTAAGGGGTTGGAAATCCGATAAGTACCGTCTTCAACATTTTCAAATTTGTAAGGCGCACTAGTCGAAGTAGGAGCAGGCGAAGGTGCAATGGTTGCAGTTGCTACCTGGGTGAACTTATCCTGGTCTGCGTCGTACTGCTCAAGTTGCAATGTGGCGCTAACAAAAAGTTCTTTGGCAAATGTCACTTTTCCAGCAACTGTCGCACCTGCTGCCTTGGCTGGTATTGCCATGCCCGTCACAGCAATTGTCGCTGCTAGCAGAATCTTTACAATCCGAGAATGCATTAGAACCCCTAAATTCGCCTTGTCTAGAGGACATTATCCCACTAAAACTATGCTTTTAGGTAACAGGATTCAGGAATTTGTAGCAATCTTGGATTTTGCTTGTGCGTTACTTCTTGCGAGACACTCCCTGAAAGTGCGAGAAAATTTCCATCTTTTACACTTGTCACATGGCTGAAAATCTTGAAATTACTATTCCTGTTGACTTTTTACCCAAAGACGGGCGCTTTGGCGCTGGGCCGTCAAAAGTGCGTGAAGAGCAAATATCCGCTCTATCTAAGGTTTCTCGGTCATATTTGGGTACTTCTCACCGGCAAAAGCCGGTGAAGAATGAGGTCGCTCGCCTGCGCGCCGGTGTTGCAGAACTGTTCAATTTGCCACAGGGTTACGAGGTCGTAATTGGCAATGGTGGCTCAACGGCATTCTGGGAAGTGGCAGTTTTTGGCCTCATTCGAGATCGTGCCCAATTCTTGTCATTTGGGGAGTTTGGTTCAAAGTTTGCTAGTTCAGCAAAGAGTGCCCCATTTCTGGGGGAACCTACTGTTCTAAAAGGCGAGCCCGGCGATGCGCCATCATTCATAGCTGAACCTGGCATTGATGCTTATTGCAGCCCACACAATGAAACTTCCACTGGTGTGGCAGTGACCCCAGTGCGTCCAGTTGGTGCGGATGAAGATGCCCTCGTAATTATCGACGCGACTTCAGGGGCAGGCGGCCTCGCGGTTGATTTGGCAGAGGTAGATGTCTACTACTTCTCGCCACAAAAATGTTTTGGTTCTGATGGTGGGCTGTTCATCGCACTTATGTCTCCTAAAGCGATTGCTAGAGCCGAAGAAATTAAAGCAAGCGGTCGTTACATTCCTGCGTTCCTTGATCTGATGACTGCGATTGAAAATAGTCGACTCGACCAGACCTACAACACTCCAGCGCTGGCAACTATCTTTATGATGGCTGAGCAGGTGGATTGGTTTAACGCAAATGGCGGACTTAACTGGTGTATTGCCAGATCAACTGAATCTTCTGATGCTATTTACAATTGGGCCGCAGCAAGTAACATTGCAACACCATATGTATCTGATCCAACTAAGCGATCGAAAGTTGTTGCCACAATTGACTTTGATGAGTCGATAGACGCAACAATAATCGCAAAAAATCTGCGGGCGAATGGAATTGTGGATGTTGAGCCATACCGTAAACTCGGCCGAAACCAATTACGAATTTCAGTTTTTCCAGCAGTAGAACCAAGCGATGTTCGTCAGCTTCTGAAAAGTATTGACTACGTAGTGGGCCAGCTCGCAGGAGACTAACTTCCTAAAAAGGCTGAAACGACTACCGCCAAAAACATTCCGATAAGCACGGCAATAGTTACAAACCTGCGAATATTTGGGCTCATATCTAAAAGCATAATGCCGATTTGGTATGGCCGGTTTTTAAGGTAGTACGCTTTGCCACATGGAATCTGAAAAGCACAGCACTGCACCCGAGCTTCAACCTATTGCGGTTGATGGAATTCGCGAAGTAACTATCGGCACGATGATTTGGGCCATAGGTTTGTTTGTTTGCTTACTCTTCAATGAACATCTGACTTCGCGCGGATATTCAGATGCAAAATGGATCTGCTTAGCTGGCGTCGTCCTCGGTCTGCTCGGACAGATCTACACCCGGCGACGGGTCAACCGGCTCAATCTCATCGGCAAAGTCATCGACCGCTAAGTCAACGACTGGCACCGGAGAATTTTGAGTAACCTCAACAGCAGAATGCGCCCCACAACCAAAGTTCATGGCAACAACACGACCATCAGCTGCGCCATATTCATTGCCGCACATTCCAAACGCCTGACCAAGCGATCCGCCAACCGGAATTAAGAATCCACAAGTGCTGCAATCGGCAGGTGCCGACTTAGCCATCAAACTTCTTGGGCCAGTTTGGCCACTCATCCAGCGATTAACCGCTTGTTCGAGTCCGAGCTCGCTCAGGATTTTTTCGCGACCTAGTCCAAGTTCCCATTGCATGGGGTGTAGCTCGGCTAATTCAGACTCGAGTTCAGCTAAGCCAGTGAAGCCAGCCGTGAGTCGGGGATCATTTGCTGGTGCCGGGAGTAAATCACCAACTCCTAAGTCACCAGCTTGAACCCGCTCAGCCCATGGATGCCAAGCAGGAGGAACTAGCGCATCTGGACCAGGTAGCAAATTAATTTCACTAACTGTTCCGTAATCTTGATCACTTATTGCAATAACTGAAACTGCCCAGTACCAACCAGGATATCCAGGAGCCAAACATTCGAAGGTATGGATTGCGACAGCAAAATCTTGTTCGCCGGTATCTTGCAAACTCACATCAAGTGATTTGCCAAGTTCACTTGCTGGCACAGCCTCGCTGAGCGCAGCTAAAGCTAGTGCGCCTGAGTTTTTGGCTAACGCTGAAATTTTCACAATAAAAGTTAATCTGACTTAAACATCAATTTGATCGGCAACAGCGCGCAATACGGCTGCGGCTTTCTGGCTCTGGCGATCATCTGGGTAGCGGCCACGACGCAGACTGTTTGCAAATGAATCAAGAAGTTTGATGACATCTTCTAACACGATTGCCATATCTTCCGCACCCTTGCGGCCAGATTTAGCAATGCTTGGCGGCTCTTCTAGAACTCTTAGCGAAAGTGCTTGAAGTCCTTTACGACCCTCTGCAACACCAAACTCAACGCGCGTTCCATTCTTGAGCGAAAGGACCCCAGCTGGAAGCGCGGAGGCATGAAGAAATACTTCATCACCTTCATCTGTTTGCAAAAAGCCGTAGCCCTTTTCACTGTCGTAAAACTTCACTTTGCCAGTTGGCATGGTCTTGCTCCTTGATCAATTCCTTATGTTAGGTTGCCCACAACACTTACCTAAGCGTAAGGGAGATTGTTCATCCGCCAAAATGCAGCAAACATGCCTAAAATTGGTCTATGCGCGGAGATCGAATCATGCAAGCAGGGATAATCGCTCTGGCATTAGGAATGATTTGCGCTGGTATCGCCATTTCGCCATTATTTATTGCGAATTTAATTCTGCCCAGTTACTGGTGGGGGCTCTCAATGCTTACTGTAATAGGGCTGGGGCTAATTCTCCTTGGGTTGCGCAGCTCAGCAAAAACTCGGTCAAAAGCAATGCGAGATAAACCGTGAGCGGTAATTTTCCTGCCCAAGTCTTGCCTCAATCATTAGCGCTTAGTTACCGCTATCGGATTCGTGATAACAGTGAGCGGCAAGTAGGTTGATTTGGTAACGACAATGCGCACCGAAATGTACTTCTTGTAATCTGCCGCAGACAACTTGTAGGCGCTCTTTGTGCCGCCAGGTATCGCTTTGTTATTTCGAAGCCACTGATACGCGATCTTTGCCGAAGTCGGCGAAGGATTGAAATTAGCAATGCTTAGTTTTGACCCGACTTTGCCTATTCCAGAAATACTTGGATAACCCGAAAATTTAAAGGTTTTGAAGTTAACGGACGTTTCATCCTTCGACTTATCCAGGCTCCACCAATTCTTTGGCCGGAAAACTGCCTTATAAGTGTGAGCGCCAGTTGTCTGCCCGGACGCGATTAGCGTGAAGACACCCTCAGCGCCTTGGTCAGCTAGGCCAAGACTTGTGCTTCCGTCAAAAAATTCAACTAAGCCTTCTGCTGGCGAACCCAAAGTAGCAATTAGTTGAACTTCCACCGAGCCATCAAAAAGTGATGATGGTTTAGTCGTCAAATCCAGACTAGTTGCCGTACTACTGATGCCGCTCAATGTAATGGTTGCCGTTGAATTACTTTTCTGATTTTCGTCAGCTGTAAACTCAACGGTATTTTCATCGATTTTTCTAGCGCTGCCAGTAACCTCGCCGACTGTTCCCGGCAGTTTGATTGTGGTGGTTGTGAACATCAGCGAGACGCCAGTTAGCGAAAATGGATTGTCGATGTCTTCGGAACCAGAAGTAGATGTCTGGGTAATTACTAACTGGTTAGCTTCGCGATCAAAGAGCAGATTCCCTGAATCAGTAATGGATGATGCCTCACCGAGTATCGTGATGTCTCCTGACAAATCACAGGTGTAAAGCCACTGACCTAGTTCGCGATCTTCACCAGGCGCGCAACTGGCACTCGGTGCTGGCGACGGAGAAGCTGAGTCATCTGGACTGGGGCTTGGAAAATTGTTGCTAGTAAGCACTTGAGCCCACTGCTCAACGGTACTTACATTTCGTAGCGCCGACTTGGGTACGCCAAAAGTGGTTGTGCCCGACACTGTCCCTGAACTGCTGATTGTGTAAGTAGAACTAAGCGCGCACCCACTCAGTAACGAGACTGCGGTGGCAATTATTAGTATCTTCTTCATTAGGCAGTGTCCTTCGGGTAATCGTTATTCTCACCCTATGCAACCAGTGGCCCCATTTGCGTATTATTTAAGTTAATTCTTTGACTCATCGGTCACTAGATGCTCCAATCAAAAATTGGCCCCCACATCCAAAGATGCAGGGGCCAAAAAAGTTTTGAACTTTAGAAGTCCATGTCGCCGCCACCTGGCATTGCTGGAGCAGCCTTCTCTGGCTTGTCCGCAATTACTGCTTCGGTGGTTAGGAACAGCGCAGCAATAGAAGATGCATTCTGCAATGCACTTCGAGTTACTTTCGCTGGATCAATGATGCCGGCCTTAATTAGGTCCACATATTCGCCAGTTGCCGCATTAAGGCCAAATCCTGATTCAAGATTGCGGACCTTTTCAGCAACAACGCCGCCTTCAAGACCTGCGTTGGTAGCAATCTGCTTTAGCGGCGCTTCAACAGCGACCTTGACGATATTTGCACCAACAGCTTCTTCGCCCTCAACAACTAAAGATTTGAATGCCTTTTCAGATGCTTGAAGAAGTGCAACACCGCCCCCGGCAACGATGCCTTCTTCTACTGCAGCTTTGGCATTACGGACTGCATCTTCGATGCGGTGCTTGCGCTCTTTTAGCTCAACTTCAGTTGCGGCTCCCGCTTTGATGACTGCAACGCCACCAGCAAGCTTTGCGAGGCGTTCTTGCAATTTCTCGCGGTCGTAATCACTGTCGGTCTTTTCAATTTCATTGCGGATCTGAGTTACTCGACCAGCAATCTGATCTGCATCGCCAGAACCTTCAACGATTGTGGTTTCGTCCTTGGTTACAACAACCTTGCGAGCCTTGCCCAACAATTCAATGTCCGTATTTTCCAGTTTGAGGCCAACCTCTTCGCTGATTACTTGAGCGCCAGTCAAAATTGCAATGTCTTGCAACATTGCTTTACGGCGATCGCCAAAGCCTGGTGCTTTCACTGCAACGGAACGGAAGTTTCCGCGAATCTTGTTCACAACTAGAGTCGCAAGGGCTTCGCCTTCGACATCTTCAGCGATGATGGCAAGTGGTTTGCCACTCTGCATTACCTTTTCCAAGACAGGAACAAGATCTTTCACTGATGAAATTTTTGAGTTAGCAATCAAAATGTATGGGTCCTCAAGTACTGCCTCCATACGCTCTGGATCAGTTACGAAGTAGGGCGAGATGTAGCCCTTGTCAAAGCGCATACCTTCAGTAAGTTCTAGTTCCAATCCAAAAGTGTTGCTCTCTTCAACGGTAATAACACCTTCTTTGCCGACTTTGTCCATAGCCTCGGCAATCATTTGTCCGATTTGTGGATCTGCAGCTGAGATAGATGCTGTTGCAGCAATCTGTTCTTTTGAATCGACTTTTTGTGCCATTGCTAGAAGTTCGGCACTGATGGCAGCAACTGCCTTTTCAATACCGCGCTTTAACACCATCGGATTTGCACCGGCCGCAACGTTACGCAATCCTTCACGCACTAGCGCCTGAGCAAGGACGGTTGCAGTAGTAGTTCCGTCACCTGCTACATCATCGGTCTTCTTGGCGACTTCTTTAACGAGTTCAGCGCCAATTTTCTCGTATGGATCTTCTAGTTCGATTTCTTTTGCAATAGAAACGCCATCATTGGTGATGGTCGGAGCGCCCCATTTTTTCTCGAGCACAACATTTCGACCCTTTGGGCCAAGTGTGACGCGAACTGCGTCAGCAAGTGTGTTCATTCCACGCTCAAGTGCGCGACGGGCTTCCTCATCGAAAGCGATCATCTTTGACATGTGTGATTCCTTTTGTGCCAAACGGTTTTGGAGCTTGAGCTCCCGGTTTATTATCACTCGGGGCTACCGAGTGCTAATCCTATTGTTGGCACTCTGACCCCTAGAGTGCAAATCGGGGCGAGAATCTGGGCATAAATAAAGGGCCCCAGATTAAACTGAGGCCCTTTATTCGCTAAAAATTAAGCTGAAACCGGGCGGACGTGTTCTGCCTGTGGACCCTTTGGTCCTTCGCCAATTTCGAACTCAACTCGCTGGTCCTGTTCGAGCGTCTTGAATCCGTCACCCTCAATTGCTGAGTAATGAACGAAGACGTCGCGGTCGGTGCCATCAACTTCAACGAAGCCGTAGCCCTTTTCCTGATTGAACCACTTAACAGTGCCTAACATGGCATCTCTTTCTTTTGGGGGCGAACTAACGTTTGTTAGTCCGGGCCTTGCTCCCTGCCCACCAAAGTGAGAGTTCGCAGCTTGCTCGCGAATCTGTGTCTTCGAGTCTTGCTCTCTAACTGCCTTGCGCTTGCGGTCGACCAAAACCAACTCTATTGCACAAATTTGGATTCAAAACGCCAAAATTGTCGATTTTAAGAAAATTGTTCACATTCATAACGAAATTTGATGAAGCAACCTACTTGGTTAAAACCAAGGTGAGATTATCTTGACTCAAATTGCTTGGAGCCAGAACTGCAGCTCCGCCAGTTTCAATTGCAAGTGAATCGGCAAGTTCGGCGAAGCCTGCTGGGTAATAAACGGTTGTTTGCTGTAATTGCTCGCCAGGCCAGTTGCCGATCTGATTAATCTGCCAGCCTCGGCTAGCTAAAACATTGCTAACTTGACTGGCCAACCCAACTGTGGTCGTGCCATTTAATACATTAACGCCAAGTCGCAAACTTGCGGAGGCGAATGGACTCGGCTTAGTCGATGCCGAGGCGGTGGAGCTTGGCCGCAGTTTAGTTAGAGTTAGCCCAGCGCCGGCAAGAATGCTCACGGTAATAAGCATGACTAAAAGTGGTCTAGTTACTCGATGGTTAAAGGACTGCCCAGCGGACAACTTAAGCCTCAGGAAAGTTCAATGCCGAGGCGACGTGCTGACCGTGCTCGCTGACGAGAAGCACGCATGCGCTGCAGGCGCTTTACTAACATCGGATCAAAAGCCATAGCTGCGGGCTGATCAAGGAGTGAGTTTAGAACTTGGTAGTAGCGAGTAGCCGACATGTCGAACTGTTCGCGGATTGCCTGCTCTTTGGCGCCAGCAAACTTCCACCATTGGCGTTCAAATTCAAGAATGCGTTGGTCGCGTTCCGATAAAGAACTAGCTTCATCGGAAGATGCTACGCGAGCTGGATCAATCACTCTTCAATGTTATTGGTAGACCCTGACGAACTTGCAGTTACCCCAAAGTTTTGCTGCGGTATGTCGCTCATTACTTTTACCTGGGGCCAGCGAGGGGACTTGAACCCCTAACCCCCTGTTTACAAGACAGGTGCGCTACCAATTGCGCCACGCCGGCATCGGGTCATCAAAGTCTGGCTATGAAAACCACGCCCCCACAGTCTAGAAAATTTGTCCCGAAATCCCAAAATTGGGGTCGAATAATTCGGCCGGAAAGCACTATGCCAACCGACAAATTCATGGCAGACTTAAGGGGTTGCTCACAGCAACGGCTGTAGTTAACTACTACAGACCTTTACAACGGATCGTCCGACACGTACCTGTCGGTGAAGGAGAAACATAATGGCGACTGTCCGCTTTGACCTAGCAACTCGCATTTACCCCGGTGGCACCGTTCCTGCCGTGGACAAACTTGAACTTGAAATCGCTGATGGCGAATTCCTAGTTCTCGTTGGTCCATCAGGTTGCGGTAAAACCACATCACTTCGCATGCTTGCTGGTCTAGAAGAAATCGATGAAGGTCGTATTTGGATTGGTGACCGTGATGTTACCAACGTGGCGCCGAAAGATCGCGACATCGCGATGGTGTTCCAGAACTATGCGCTGTACCCACACATGACCGTTGCCGAAAACATGGGCTTTGGTCTCAAGATTGCTGGTGTCAACAAAGGTGAGATTGCCAGCCGTGTAGCCGAAGCTGCAAAGATTCTTGACCTAACCCCATACCTAGAGCGCAAGCCAAAGGCACTTTCTGGCGGTCAGCGTCAGCGCGTTGCCATGGGTCGCGCGATCGTGCGTAACCCTCAGGTGTTCTTGATGGACGAACCGCTTTCAAACTTGGACGCAAAACTTCGCGTTCAGACCCGTACTCAGATCGCCTCATTGCAGCGTCGTCTAGGTGTGACCACTGTTTATGTGACTCACGATCAGACCGAAGCTATGACCATGGGTGATCGCGTTGCTGTTATGAAAGACGGTCTCTTGCAGCAGGTTGACACTCCGCAGAATCTATACGACAAACCACGCAATGCGTTTGTTGCCGGATTCATTGGCTCTCCTGCGATGAACTTGATTGATGTAGCAATCACAAATGGTGGCGTAGATCTAAACGGACACCATGTTCCACTTTCCCAAGATGTATTGGGTAAAGCTGCCTCTGAAGGTTCATCGACTTTGACTCTTGGTCTTCGTCCAGAAGATCTACACCTAAGCAACGATGGCTTTGAGATGCTGGTCGATCTTGTTGAACTACTTGGCGCTGATGCTTACATTTACGGTGAGGTAAAGGATGCTAATGGCGAAACCAAGATGATCACAGTTCGCGCAGACGGACGCATCACCACTCAGCGTGGCGAGACCGTACGCATTGCTTTGAACCCAGAAAATGTTCATGCATTCAGCGTGTCAACTGGCTTGAGCTACATTTACTAAATTTCTAAATAAAAAAGTCCGAGCAGTTGCTCGGACTTTTTTATTACCTAATATTTATGGG
This is a stretch of genomic DNA from Actinomycetota bacterium. It encodes these proteins:
- a CDS encoding DUF3263 domain-containing protein; this encodes MIDPARVASSDEASSLSERDQRILEFERQWWKFAGAKEQAIREQFDMSATRYYQVLNSLLDQPAAMAFDPMLVKRLQRMRASRQRARSARRLGIELS
- a CDS encoding DUF3027 domain-containing protein, whose product is MVKISALAKNSGALALAALSEAVPASELGKSLDVSLQDTGEQDFAVAIHTFECLAPGYPGWYWAVSVIAISDQDYGTVSEINLLPGPDALVPPAWHPWAERVQAGDLGVGDLLPAPANDPRLTAGFTGLAELESELAELHPMQWELGLGREKILSELGLEQAVNRWMSGQTGPRSLMAKSAPADCSTCGFLIPVGGSLGQAFGMCGNEYGAADGRVVAMNFGCGAHSAVEVTQNSPVPVVDLAVDDFADEIEPVDPSPGVDLSEQTEDDAS
- a CDS encoding LytR family transcriptional regulator, whose amino-acid sequence is MLITVSILAGAGLTLTKLRPSSTASASTKPSPFASASLRLGVNVLNGTTTVGLASQVSNVLASRGWQINQIGNWPGEQLQQTTVYYPAGFAELADSLAIETGGAAVLAPSNLSQDNLTLVLTK
- a CDS encoding cold-shock protein — protein: MLGTVKWFNQEKGYGFVEVDGTDRDVFVHYSAIEGDGFKTLEQDQRVEFEIGEGPKGPQAEHVRPVSA
- a CDS encoding DUF2530 domain-containing protein, which gives rise to MESEKHSTAPELQPIAVDGIREVTIGTMIWAIGLFVCLLFNEHLTSRGYSDAKWICLAGVVLGLLGQIYTRRRVNRLNLIGKVIDR
- a CDS encoding phosphoserine transaminase encodes the protein MAENLEITIPVDFLPKDGRFGAGPSKVREEQISALSKVSRSYLGTSHRQKPVKNEVARLRAGVAELFNLPQGYEVVIGNGGSTAFWEVAVFGLIRDRAQFLSFGEFGSKFASSAKSAPFLGEPTVLKGEPGDAPSFIAEPGIDAYCSPHNETSTGVAVTPVRPVGADEDALVIIDATSGAGGLAVDLAEVDVYYFSPQKCFGSDGGLFIALMSPKAIARAEEIKASGRYIPAFLDLMTAIENSRLDQTYNTPALATIFMMAEQVDWFNANGGLNWCIARSTESSDAIYNWAAASNIATPYVSDPTKRSKVVATIDFDESIDATIIAKNLRANGIVDVEPYRKLGRNQLRISVFPAVEPSDVRQLLKSIDYVVGQLAGD
- the ugpC gene encoding sn-glycerol-3-phosphate ABC transporter ATP-binding protein UgpC, with the protein product MATVRFDLATRIYPGGTVPAVDKLELEIADGEFLVLVGPSGCGKTTSLRMLAGLEEIDEGRIWIGDRDVTNVAPKDRDIAMVFQNYALYPHMTVAENMGFGLKIAGVNKGEIASRVAEAAKILDLTPYLERKPKALSGGQRQRVAMGRAIVRNPQVFLMDEPLSNLDAKLRVQTRTQIASLQRRLGVTTVYVTHDQTEAMTMGDRVAVMKDGLLQQVDTPQNLYDKPRNAFVAGFIGSPAMNLIDVAITNGGVDLNGHHVPLSQDVLGKAASEGSSTLTLGLRPEDLHLSNDGFEMLVDLVELLGADAYIYGEVKDANGETKMITVRADGRITTQRGETVRIALNPENVHAFSVSTGLSYIY
- the groL gene encoding chaperonin GroEL, giving the protein MSKMIAFDEEARRALERGMNTLADAVRVTLGPKGRNVVLEKKWGAPTITNDGVSIAKEIELEDPYEKIGAELVKEVAKKTDDVAGDGTTTATVLAQALVREGLRNVAAGANPMVLKRGIEKAVAAISAELLAMAQKVDSKEQIAATASISAADPQIGQMIAEAMDKVGKEGVITVEESNTFGLELELTEGMRFDKGYISPYFVTDPERMEAVLEDPYILIANSKISSVKDLVPVLEKVMQSGKPLAIIAEDVEGEALATLVVNKIRGNFRSVAVKAPGFGDRRKAMLQDIAILTGAQVISEEVGLKLENTDIELLGKARKVVVTKDETTIVEGSGDADQIAGRVTQIRNEIEKTDSDYDREKLQERLAKLAGGVAVIKAGAATEVELKERKHRIEDAVRNAKAAVEEGIVAGGGVALLQASEKAFKSLVVEGEEAVGANIVKVAVEAPLKQIATNAGLEGGVVAEKVRNLESGFGLNAATGEYVDLIKAGIIDPAKVTRSALQNASSIAALFLTTEAVIADKPEKAAPAMPGGGDMDF
- a CDS encoding cold-shock protein; the encoded protein is MPTGKVKFYDSEKGYGFLQTDEGDEVFLHASALPAGVLSLKNGTRVEFGVAEGRKGLQALSLRVLEEPPSIAKSGRKGAEDMAIVLEDVIKLLDSFANSLRRGRYPDDRQSQKAAAVLRAVADQIDV